The following are encoded in a window of Maylandia zebra isolate NMK-2024a linkage group LG5, Mzebra_GT3a, whole genome shotgun sequence genomic DNA:
- the elk4 gene encoding ETS domain-containing protein Elk-4, which translates to MDNSVTLWQFLLQLLLDSNNEQLICWTNDEGEFKLLQAEEVARLWGARKNKPNMNYDKLSRALRYYYDKNIIKKVNGQKFVYRFVSYPDILKGDVARAEGVDAGAGGTTPLSKRADDIVQEAESGDRARVGVSAASLASSTKQSNRNDYIHSGMYTSFTLNSLQNGRQLFKSIKIENPAEKMAEKRAVTAASQGQETLPQTQQPTALPSVIKFGNTPQKPAPALPPQVAIEPGLMPSPLDSLQTPPRRAEDISTHSSLPPQTIYSFDNIRPSEPTFSLPDLTSTSPSPNLVPDSSQELVIDSDIESGSSQPTDAQAPEPTNSQAQEKQMESSVVLSGDETSMLDTETSSSSVSSSTTVSTQSSGKARKPPKILHLSPPALLVTASDFSPMNLCSPSLPTASLTPAMLQTPTLLLTPSPLLSNIHFWSTLSPVAPLSPATRRQGGHLFQFPSVVTPQFQIPVHSMDGTNTPGPISPDPQKT; encoded by the exons ATGGACAACTCCGTCACCCTGTGGCAGTTCCTGCTTCAGCTTCTGTTGGATTCCAACAATGAGCAGCTCATCTGCTGGACCAATGACGAAGGGGAGTTCAAACTGCTGCAGGCTGAGGAGGTGGCCCGGCTGTGGGGAGCCCGCAAGAACAAGCCCAATATGAACTATGACAAACTGAGCAGGGCACTCAGATACTACTATGACAAG AACATCATAAAGAAGGTGAACGGTCAGAAGTTTGTCTATCGCTTCGTGTCCTATCCTGACATCCTCAAAGGAGACGTCGCTCGAGCAGAGGGCGTGGATGCGGGCGCAGGGGGTACCACTCCACTATCGAAGAGGGCAGACGACATTGTGCAGGAGGCCGAGTCTGGCGACAGAGCCAGGGTGGGAGTTAGCGCAGCATCTCTGGCCTCCAGCACCAAGCAGTCGAACCGCAATGACTACATTCACTCTGGCATGTACACGTCCTTCACGCTCAACTCGCTGCAAAATGGGCGGCAGCTCTTCAAGTCCATCAAAATAGAGAATCCAGCAGAGAAGATGGCTGAGAAGAGGGCTGTCACTGCCGCTTCACAGGGCCAGGAGACGCTGCCTCAAACGCAGCAACCCACTGCTTTGCCCTCGGTCATCAAGTTCGGAAACACCCCTCAAAAACCAGCACCAGCACTGCCTCCTCAGGTTGCTATAGAGCCCGGCCTCATGCCCAGCCCCTTGGATTCTCTTCAAACTCCTCCCCGCAGGGCTGAAGACATCAGCACACACTCCTCCCTGCCACCACAGACCATTTACTCATTCGATAACATCCGCCCATCAGAACCAACGTTCAGCCTCCCAGATCTGACCTCAACCAGCCCCTCGCCCAATCTAGTGCCAGACTCTTCCCAGGAGCTGGTGATTGACAGCGACATTGAGTCTGGATCTTCTCAGCCCACAGACGCTCAGGCACCGGAGCCCACAAATTCTCAGGCACAGGAGAAG CAGATGGAGAGCAGCGTTGTCCTGTCTGGAGATGAGACCAGCATGTTGGACACTGAAACCAGTTCCTCCtcagtgagcagcagcaccACAGTCAGCACCCAGAGCTCAGGAAAGGCACGCAAGCCCCCCAAAATCCTGCACCTCAGCCCACCAGCTCTGCTCGTCACTGCCTCTGACTTCTCCCCCATGAATCTCTGCAGCCCCTCACTGCCTACTGCCTCGCTCACACCAGCAATGCTTCAG ACTCCAACGCTTCTGCTGACTCCAAGCCCGCTTCTCTCCAACATCCACTTCTGGAGCACGCTCAGTCCGGTCGCTCCACTCAGCCCAGCCACGCGACGCCAGGGAGGCCACCTGTTCCAA TTTCCGTCAGTCGTCACCCCCCAGTTCCAGATCCCAGTGCACAGCATGGACGGGACCAACACACCTGGCCCCATTTCACCGGACCCTCAGAAAACATAG